The following proteins are co-located in the Mycolicibacterium goodii genome:
- a CDS encoding cytochrome P450, translating into MSTDIGFDPYDGELTEPSVWDAYTAARATGRAARSEQRGGFWLLTGYDDVRTALRDPVTFSSTFGHRIPADGTQRAIPIDYDPPQHTAYRRLMTDALSPRRVRSMKPFLEQTVAGLLQRFADNGGGDFVRDVALPLPLLVLTELVGFTTDTVRQFRQITEDMWKHLGAEADDVDFTGARRQIYDLMRAELRRERPADGFIASLRDAEIDGRALTEDEQISVLATLAVAGHETTMNSASTLVHLLVEHPDRQDRLRRNPELASRYVEEMLRHRSPAQNFARRVTCPVTIADRAFDEGDTVLLSFAAANRDPDRFADPDHFDPDRDPRGHLGFGWGIHQCLGSALARAELTILLTTLTTHPPLRAAGEARWSGLQGGNHLGPTSLPVRFATQGEE; encoded by the coding sequence GTGAGCACCGACATCGGCTTCGACCCCTACGACGGCGAGCTGACCGAGCCGTCGGTGTGGGACGCCTACACCGCGGCACGCGCCACCGGCAGGGCCGCGCGCTCGGAGCAGCGCGGCGGATTCTGGCTCCTCACAGGGTATGACGACGTCCGCACCGCGCTACGGGACCCCGTGACATTTTCTTCCACGTTCGGGCACCGCATCCCGGCCGACGGAACCCAGCGGGCCATCCCCATCGACTACGACCCGCCCCAGCACACCGCCTACCGCCGGTTGATGACCGACGCTCTCTCACCGCGGCGGGTCCGCTCGATGAAGCCGTTCCTGGAGCAGACGGTCGCGGGCCTGCTGCAGCGCTTCGCCGACAACGGCGGCGGCGACTTCGTCCGCGACGTCGCCTTGCCGCTGCCCCTGCTGGTACTCACCGAACTCGTCGGATTCACCACGGACACGGTGCGCCAGTTCCGCCAGATCACCGAGGACATGTGGAAGCACCTCGGCGCCGAAGCCGACGACGTCGACTTCACCGGTGCCCGCCGACAGATCTACGACCTCATGCGCGCAGAACTCCGTCGCGAGCGCCCGGCCGACGGCTTCATCGCCTCGTTGCGAGACGCCGAAATCGACGGCCGGGCGCTGACCGAGGACGAGCAGATCAGCGTGCTGGCCACGCTGGCGGTGGCCGGACACGAGACCACGATGAATTCGGCAAGCACCCTGGTGCACCTGCTCGTGGAGCACCCGGACCGGCAGGATCGGCTACGCCGAAACCCGGAGTTGGCATCCCGCTACGTGGAGGAGATGCTGCGCCACCGCAGCCCCGCACAGAACTTTGCCCGCCGGGTCACCTGTCCGGTCACCATCGCCGACCGGGCGTTCGACGAGGGCGACACCGTCCTGCTGTCCTTCGCCGCAGCCAACCGCGATCCGGATCGGTTCGCCGACCCGGACCACTTCGACCCTGACCGCGACCCCCGCGGCCACCTCGGCTTCGGCTGGGGCATCCACCAATGCCTGGGCTCGGCCCTCGCACGCGCGGAGCTGACGATCCTGCTGACCACCCTGACGACACATCCCCCACTGCGGGCCGCAGGCGAGGCGCGCTGGAGCGGTCTTCAGGGCGGCAACCACCTCGGTCCCACCAGCCTGCCGGTTCGCTTCGCCACCCAGGGCGAGGAGTGA
- a CDS encoding ferredoxin codes for MPYQVHIDERVCNGHGNCIVAAPHLFDLDPETNIAAVQSGRVTDDDGPALVEAEADCPARAISFRRT; via the coding sequence ATGCCCTACCAGGTCCACATCGACGAGCGCGTCTGCAACGGCCACGGCAACTGCATCGTCGCCGCCCCACATCTTTTCGACCTCGACCCCGAAACCAACATCGCCGCAGTGCAGTCGGGACGCGTCACCGATGACGACGGACCGGCATTGGTCGAGGCCGAAGCCGATTGTCCGGCCCGCGCCATCTCGTTTCGTAGAACGTGA
- a CDS encoding fumarylacetoacetate hydrolase family protein codes for MRLVRFRTADGTPGFGVVDDVTERVARLDHRVPSFDVLLRRPVSPEPGDPRLPFDDISWEPPIGEHPKIICVGFNYAAHAAESGGRNTTETPEKPTLFLRFPDSLVGANTPVVRPADDESLDWEGEAALVIGTPGRRIDVRDAWAHIAGVTCMAENSVRTWQLHSPQATAGKNWHRSGAVGPWVTTSDEVGTAPLQVTTRVNGSIMQQDSTDRLTFPFAELVSYVSTFTPLRTGDVIATGTPKGIGFRMDPPTYLRPGDDVEVEVSRVGVLRHGVVDEIRSDEPQPANGATR; via the coding sequence ATGAGGCTGGTCCGTTTCCGCACCGCCGACGGGACGCCGGGTTTCGGTGTGGTCGACGATGTCACCGAACGAGTCGCCCGTCTCGATCACCGGGTACCGTCCTTCGACGTCTTGCTGCGCAGGCCCGTCTCCCCCGAGCCGGGTGATCCACGGCTGCCGTTCGACGACATCAGCTGGGAACCGCCGATCGGCGAGCACCCGAAGATCATCTGCGTGGGCTTCAACTACGCCGCCCATGCCGCCGAGTCCGGCGGGCGCAACACCACCGAAACTCCCGAAAAACCAACGCTTTTCCTCCGCTTCCCCGACTCGCTGGTGGGTGCGAACACGCCGGTGGTCCGCCCGGCCGACGACGAGTCACTGGACTGGGAGGGCGAGGCCGCGCTGGTGATCGGCACGCCTGGGCGGCGCATCGACGTCCGCGACGCGTGGGCCCACATCGCCGGCGTGACCTGCATGGCCGAGAACAGCGTTCGGACCTGGCAACTGCACTCCCCGCAGGCGACCGCGGGTAAGAACTGGCATCGAAGCGGTGCCGTCGGGCCGTGGGTCACCACTTCGGACGAAGTGGGCACCGCCCCACTGCAGGTCACCACCCGCGTCAACGGATCGATCATGCAGCAGGACAGCACCGACCGGTTGACCTTCCCGTTCGCGGAGCTGGTCTCCTACGTCAGCACCTTCACCCCGTTGCGTACCGGCGACGTGATCGCGACGGGCACCCCGAAGGGCATCGGGTTCCGGATGGACCCGCCGACGTACCTGCGCCCGGGAGACGACGTCGAAGTGGAGGTGTCTCGCGTGGGGGTGCTGCGCCACGGAGTGGTCGACGAGATCCGCTCCGACGAACCGCAACCGGCGAACGGAGCCACCCGGTGA
- the dapA gene encoding 4-hydroxy-tetrahydrodipicolinate synthase: MKFRSDPAQIRGSIAPLITPFTDDGGLDLDSLRGLVAWQLASGSHGISIGGSTGEPSTQTVTERIQAIQAVAAEIDDAVPFVAGTGSAKLEETLELTAAAHDAGADAALVITPYYARPTQEALYRWYHTVASEFPDLPIVIYNVPSRTAVDVAPDTVARLFRDCHNIVGIKETTKDFEHFSRVLQLCGRDLLVWSGIELLGLPLLALGGVGFISAVSNLAPWAVSRMFEAWDAGDHDTARELHYALHPLVDLLFVETNPAPLKWVLHQQLRLASPYVRPPLIPLTSGAVPRVRTLLDQSAAVLDTPLTKEETA, from the coding sequence ATGAAATTCCGCAGCGACCCGGCCCAGATCCGAGGATCGATCGCCCCGCTGATCACCCCCTTCACCGACGACGGCGGGTTGGATCTCGACTCTCTGCGCGGCCTGGTGGCCTGGCAGCTCGCATCGGGCAGCCATGGCATCTCCATCGGCGGATCCACCGGGGAGCCGTCCACCCAGACGGTGACCGAGCGTATCCAGGCCATCCAGGCGGTGGCGGCCGAGATCGACGATGCGGTGCCCTTTGTTGCGGGCACCGGCTCGGCGAAACTCGAAGAGACGCTGGAACTCACCGCCGCAGCCCACGACGCCGGCGCCGATGCGGCGCTGGTGATCACGCCCTACTACGCCCGGCCGACGCAGGAGGCGCTCTACCGCTGGTACCACACCGTCGCATCGGAGTTCCCCGACCTTCCGATCGTGATCTACAACGTGCCGTCGCGCACCGCGGTCGACGTGGCACCCGACACCGTCGCGCGGTTGTTCCGCGATTGCCACAACATCGTCGGCATCAAAGAGACGACAAAGGATTTCGAGCACTTCTCCCGCGTCCTGCAGCTGTGCGGGCGCGACCTGCTGGTCTGGTCGGGTATCGAGCTGCTCGGCCTTCCGCTGCTGGCCCTCGGCGGCGTCGGCTTCATCTCCGCGGTGAGCAACCTTGCGCCGTGGGCGGTATCGCGCATGTTCGAGGCGTGGGACGCGGGTGACCACGACACCGCACGCGAACTGCACTATGCGTTGCACCCGTTGGTGGATCTGCTGTTCGTGGAAACCAATCCCGCGCCGCTCAAATGGGTCCTCCACCAACAACTTCGCCTCGCCTCACCGTACGTTCGGCCACCGCTGATCCCTCTCACCAGCGGCGCGGTCCCTCGGGTACGCACCCTGCTCGACCAGAGCGCCGCCGTTCTCGACACGCCCCTGACGAAGGAAGAAACCGCATGA